A genome region from Sphingobacteriaceae bacterium GW460-11-11-14-LB5 includes the following:
- a CDS encoding STAS/SEC14 domain-containing protein, translating into MENDSDKQLIEGEIADYLLTDDGILISYSKSILRTVENISANVALVKKITNNKKVPLLIYLKNSPVPDKETRKFSTEQLPQIYTAMAMVSKPGLAQLIMKILFKFQNPPIPIKSFTDDEKARAWLTQFL; encoded by the coding sequence ATGGAAAACGACAGCGACAAACAACTTATCGAAGGCGAAATTGCCGATTATTTATTGACAGATGATGGGATACTGATTTCTTACAGTAAAAGTATTTTACGTACAGTAGAAAATATTTCGGCCAATGTGGCACTGGTGAAGAAAATTACCAATAACAAAAAGGTTCCATTGTTAATTTACTTAAAAAATTCTCCTGTTCCGGACAAAGAAACACGAAAGTTTTCTACTGAGCAGTTGCCTCAGATTTATACCGCGATGGCCATGGTGTCGAAACCTGGTTTAGCACAATTGATTATGAAGATCCTGTTTAAATTTCAAAACCCACCTATCCCGATTAAATCTTTTACTGATGATGAGAAAGCCAGGGCATGGTTAACACAGTTTTTATAA